Below is a window of Deltaproteobacteria bacterium HGW-Deltaproteobacteria-2 DNA.
CCGTAATTAAAGACTTTTCTGCAAAATCCGTCCTTATAGAATTAGGGGAAATAATTCCAGCAACAACTAAGGAAATTTGCATCACGCTGGCTCAGGCAATTCCCAAAGCCGGTAAGATGGATACTATTGTGAAAAACGCAGCCGAACTGGGAGCGGATGTAATTATTCCTTTTGGCGCCGCACGTTCAGTTGGCCGAATTGCCGATGAAAAAAGCTCTTTAAAAGTAACGCGCTGGCAAAAAATAGCCGGGGAAGCAGCACGCTGTTGCCACAGCAGTCATATAACAAAAATCTCGAAAGTTTCATCTTTTGCTGATATGCTAAACGCCGCTTCTAGTGATGCGTTGAAATTAATTTTCTGGGAAGAAGAATCACAAAAAACAATTAAAGATGTATTGACTGATAAAACTCTTGTTGACACGAAAAATTTCTTTATCATTATTGGACCGGAAGGTGGTTTTTCCAAAGACGAAATAAAAATGGCCCAAGGAAGAGGATTCATCTCGGTTAGCCTGGGCAAACAAATTTTAAAAGTGGAAACGGCGTCAGCAGCAATAATATCCATAATCCAATACGAAAAAGGAATTTTCAGCAATAGACTGCCGGAGGTAAAAAAATGACCATTTACAAATTCGCCGGTTTTTGGCGTCGACTGATAGCTTTTATGATCGACAACACAATTGTCACTATAATTTTTTCTGTTTTCTGCATAATCGCTGCAACGGCATATGTATTTGGTGCGATTTCTTCAAATAGTGACGCCTGGATTGTTGATTTAACTGATCCGACATCTTCTTTTTCAATAATGCTTATGTCCTGTCTGCTTTATTCTGTTATAATGTTTGGTTATTTTACTTATTTCCATGGCGCGACAGGACGCACGCCGGGTAAAATGCTTCTCGGTTTGCAGGTAGTTTCTGCTGACGGAGCACCGATTTCTTTCGGAACGGCTTTTTTGAGAACAGTCGGCTACCTGGTTTCAAGTTTATTATTTACCTTTCCCCTTGGTTTTATCTGGGCAGCATTTGACAAAAGAAAGCAGGGATGGCACGATAAAATAGCCGGGACGGTCGTTATTATCAGAGAACAGCAAAATAATACTGTAGGTATATCAATTTCCGAGAATCCTAATTAATATACCAACCTCGTAAAATAGCTAAGAACAAGGAGAAACATTGAAATAACTGATAATTAGACTTAAAATAACAAATGCAGGCAGCCAAAAAAGCCTTGACAAAAGAAACCTTATTCTATAGACGATTGCCTGCTTTTGAATTAAATTAACAATATGGGTCGGTAGCTCAGTCGGTAGAGCATCGGACTGAAAATCCGAGTGTCGACAGTTCAATTCTGTCCTGACCCACCATTAGAATCAAGGGGTTGTAAGTTTTAAAGAAGCTTGCAGCCCTTCTTTTTTGGGGAATTGTGATCTCACCCCGGACGACAGGCCGGGGTGAGATTAAAATTATTCAGATAAAATAATTGTTTAACAACTAAAAGACTGCTCCGTTCTCTTGATAATTTCATCCTGAATCTTGTTGTCCAGGTCGATGTAATACGCAGAGTACCCGGCAACCCTGACGATGAGGTTCTCATATTTATCCGGTTTCTTCTTCGCATCCAACAAAGTCGCCTTGCTCACGCAATTAAACTGAACGTGATGGAGCCCCATATCACGCACAGTCTTGAGATACCCCCTCATGAGCTCATAGTTCTCCGGTTCGAAGAATACCGGCATGAACTTTTGATTGAGGAGCATGTTGCCGGTCTTGAGAGGATCGACCTTGGCAACGGATCTTATCGTAGCCGTCGGGCCACTGATGTCTCTGCCCTGAACCGGGGAGATCGTTCCGTCGTGGAGAGGCTCAGCGGCCCTTCTTCCATCAAAGGTTGCCGGCATCAGCATTCCGGCATTTATTGGACCTGATGCGGTTGTACCGTCCATGATATATCGGTTACCGTATATGTCGATTGACTTGTCGCACTCCTCTTTAACTTTGACCATGATATCTCTGGAGAACATGTCGACATAGTCGTTATCGTTACCAAACCTCGGCACCTCCTCCTCAATCATCTTATAGAGCTTCTCGTACTGGCCCTCGTAGTTGTTATCCACTGCCTTTACGAAATCCTCTAATGTGTATTTCTTCTTTTCAAAAACAAGCATCTTTATCGCGGCAAAAGCGTCTGCTGCGTTATTGCATCCCAATACGAGATGGTGACGCAGCCCCAGGTACTCCCAATCCCTCATGTCGCATGCCTTCTCAATATTGCCATCGAGTATTGTAGACAGGAACGGGCGGGGAACGTAAACCTTCTGGAGCACATCTGCCGTATTGGCAAGCTGTGTCAGCACCATTATCGCGTGTTCTATCTGCCTGCAGAAGGCTTTCCAGACATCGTCAATTGTTTTCATTGTCGATACGGGTGGCGTTTTTACGCTCATTTGAGCTCCGAGGAGATTACCTTCATTAAGTGCCAGAGTTAAGCACATCGGAAGTATCAAAGCACCGGTATGGCCTGCCCGATAATGAATGTTTTTGCCCGGTATTACAGGCTGCATGCAGTTGTTGATGCTGTAATTTCTTGCATCCTCTACGCTTGCGCCGATACCCATGAGTCTGGGTACGTTCACCTTGTCATTGAACATTGCCGGCTGCGAACATCCGGTGCGGACACATTTAAAAACGGCATCGAATAGTTCCGTCGGTGTTCCGTCGTGCATACGGACAGCTATCTGCGGGGCAACGGTCTGGAGCTCTCCCGTTACCTCAAGCGCTATATAGGTGATCTCATTCGTCATGTCATTGCCGAAATCATCGAGTCCGCCCAATGTCATCGTCTGCCAGCCGAGTCCTCCGCCACCGTTGTTGACCCACTGCGGAGGCTGCACATATCCGCCCTCCTGCATTTTCACCCAAACCGATTCGACCAATTCCTTCGCGCCCTCTCTTGTAATAACCTTTTTCTTAAGATCATTCTCGTAATACGGGTATAATACCTTATCAAAACGAATGCCGTTTCCTACCTGAGGAACGTCAATGTAGTTCACCATATAGTTTATAAAAATAAAACACTGGATAGCCTCGTGTAGATTTCTTGCCGGTTCTGCCGGTACGCGATTACATACTTCTATCATCTTATCGAGTTCTTTTAATCTCTTGGGATCTTTAATCTTCTTTTTCTCATCCTCGAGAAGTTTCGCGTATCTCTTGCCCCAACGGGCCACCGCCTCGCAGGATATCTTCATCGCGCGGAGCTCATCGAGCATGTTCATGCGCTTTTCAGTTTGGATGGAAATGTCGTTCATCACCTCTTCAAACTTCTTGTCTATCTCGGCAATTATCCCGCTCATTCCGACTTTCATTACCTTCTCGAAATTCGGAGTACACATTTCCCATTGCCACATCCATGCACCTGAAGGGAGTGTGCCGACCTTCCATGGAATCCAATCCGGTACATAGGCCCTCTCTCTTCCCTGAATACTGCAATGCTCCCAATACTTGAACTGTTCGTCGAGTTCAGCCTTCTCTGCATCGTTCAGCATCGCGGAGTAGTCCGGAAGAGTTCTGATGGTCTTGGAAAGCCATCTCCAGTAAAGTTCCGGATAGATGGGCACGCTTGCCTCTGTACTGGCAAAGCATCCGACCAAAAGCTCATTAGGTCTTGTATAGAGAGTCATCGTGTCCAGATATTCCGCCATTGCCTTTGCCCTTCTTATAGCGAAGGATTCACCTTCCGTCTCCTTGTAAACCTTGGTTGCCACCCTGGAGCGCTCCAGACAGATTCTCATTCCTGTTTTAACGGCTCTTTTATCAGCGACACGGCCTAAAGTTTTGATGTGCGTGTCGTCGCGTAATAACTGATTTCTTGCTGTAGATGCCATAAATAATTTCCCCCTTTTGTTGTTTGAAGATAAAACTATTTATTTGTTCTTTTTAAACCATGGTTACCATTTAATTTTACACACTCACATTCTTTAAGACCAACAGCTTTTAATCAATTCAATTATTACCAATCATCGACATAATATAATCTGACGCTGTACAATGTTCTCCGGCATTTCAACGACCTTGGCGCGAAAATATTCACCAAGTGTTTTCGCCTGAGGATCCATGCGGAGAGACGAGGCAACGCCGTCTCCGAGAATTCCTCTAATGTAGAAATTTACAGCGAGAAGATTCGGCAGTTCATAACGCTCGATTTCAAAATTCTTCAAATCCTTCATGATTTCTTTTAGCTTTTCAGGAGTTAAATACTTTTCCAGCCATGCGTAGCCTTCCGGTGTCTTTGCCCAAACGCCGAGATTTGCATTGCCGCCTTTATCACCGGAACGGCTTGCGAACACTCTGCCCATAGGTGCCCTGACAGTTTTACCTTCCGATACTTTCGGAACTTTTATTTTGAGCGGAGCGGGAGAGGCATAGCCCGGAACCGGTTTTACAAACTCTATATTAAACTCGTTTCCGCCGACTACGACATGCTGGTTAATATGCTTTGTTGACATGAGAGCTGGCCAGTATATGAGCGCCGGGATTCCCTTCGCGGGCATAGCCGTAAGAGTAAAACCCGGAATGTTCGCCAGCGCCAGTTCAACGACTCTGGCGGAGAATTTATCCACCTTCTTTTGGTCATTATCGATCACGGACAGGCGCAGGTACGCGAAAGCTTCTTCGTTGCTCGCCGGATTTTCACTATTCGAACGGACAAGCTGGACATCGCACACCTGGAATTGGTTCCTGCCGCCGATAGCGTCAAACAAAGCATCTTCCACTATTTTCGCTTTCTTCTCTATATCGAGGCCAGTGAGCACGACAACCGATGAATTGCGGTATCCGCCGAGAGTATTGATGCAAACCTTTGTTGTATCGGTCGGTGGCTCACCTTTGACGTTTTTTACAAGGACTCTATCCGGCCCGTTTTGGGAAATATCGATAGTATCAAAGCGCGCTACGACATCCGGTGTAAGATAGCTCGGAGTGCTGATCTCATACATGAGCTGAGCCTTTACCGTATCAACAGAAACAAGTCCGCCGGTATCGGGATGTTTCGTGATAATGAACGAACCATCCGGATGCACCTCGGCAATGGGAAATCCTACCTTCCTGAAATCCGGTACATCGTCAATGAAGGAATAATTTCCACCTGTCGCTTGCGCTCCGCACTCTATGATATGGCCTGCCGTATAAGCCCCGGCAAGCTTATCCCATTCGTTTTCCTTCCAGCTATACCACCAGGCGGCCGGGCCAGCAACAACAGAGGCGTCGGCGATTCGCCCTCCCACAATAATATCAGCACCTTCTTCCAGAGCCTTCACAATGCCCCAGCACCCAAAATAGGCATTTGCCGTCAGCACCATACCCTTCGCGTCCTTCAGAGGTATATTTTTATCCATATGAATAAATTCTTCACCTATGCCTTGAAGTTCAGCCAACCGCGGCAGGAGGTCATCTCCATCAATATACGCAATCCGGGGATGCAATCCAAGTTTGGCGGATAAAGCTTCCAGCTCCGCGGCCAATCCTTTGGGATTAAGGCCTCCGGCATTGGAAACGATTTTTATTTTCTTATCGAGGCACTCGCCCATTACCTCTTCCATCTGAGAGAGGTACGTCTGGACGTATCCGCCATTGGGGTGCTTCATCTTTGTTCTAAAAAGTATCGCCATGGTGAGCTCTGCGAGGTAATCACCGGTGAGAAAGTCAATTGGTCCGCCCTGTACCATCTCTTTTGCGGCGCTTAATCTATCGCCGAAAAATCCGCTGCAATTTGCTATGATAACCTTATCTTTGTTTCTATCTCCCATAAAAAGTCCCCCGTGTATTTATGAACAATTCACTGTTTAATGCCCCGTTATTTGCCGGAGAATTTCGGTTCCCGTTTCTCGATGAAAGCGGTGATCCCCTCCTTCGCGTCCTCTGTGGCGGCCACCTCCAGCAGCTTGCCTGATAGAAATTCAAGCGCGTCATCAAGCGACATGGACGCTGCACTATGGAAAGCTGCTTTCCCGATCTTTATGCCTATCGGGCTTTTTAATATCAGATTATTCAATATTGAATTAACAGTGCTGTCCAACTGGTCGACAGGAACAACTCTAGTGACCAAACCCATGGCAAGCGCGTCTTTTGCTGCAATCTTTTCGCCGAGCAGAATCATTTCCATGGCTTTCTTCATGGGAACATTTCGGAATATAAGAGCACCGATCATCATCGGCCAAAGACCGACATTTACCTCCGGTGTGCCGAACTGCGAATCCTCACCGGCAACAACAATATCGCACGCAAGCATGAATCCCATGCCGCCGGCCAGACAGTACCCCTTAACGCGCGCACGTACTTGGCAAATACATCCATTCCCTCCACCGGCTCGCTACCGGCAAGTTGTGCGCCCGCGCTAAAACACTTATCTCCGGCACCTGTTATCAGGAGAGAGCGCACATTCGCGTCCTTTTCCGCCGCGTCCAGATATTCATGAAATAATTTTATAACTATAGGAGAAATGGTATTGCGCTGCTTTTCGCGATTGATTGTTATATATGCCACACTGTTTTCGACTTTATAGAGAAGTTCCTCAGACATAACGCAACCTCCAGTCTAATTTAAAAAAACATTTCTTTTTATATTTCTAACAGGAAATCCGGCCCCGTCCCGGATACTATATATTTTGCAATCTTCTATGACGCTTTAACCTCATCTTCGGCACACTTTTCAATGTCTACCAGTATCTCACCCGGCATTACCTTTTGCCCCTCTTTAACATTGATCCTGGTTACCTTTGCCTTAAAAGGCGCGGATAGAGTGGTTTCCATCTTCATGGCGGAAACGACCACTACAGATTGTCCTTTTTCTACCTCATCACCCTCCGATACCATTACGCATACGACAACCGACGGCATCGGAGGTGTAATCTCCTGAGGCATATCCTTGCCGCCTTTTTTGCGTCCTGCTGATCTTGCCAACTCATCCGCATCCTGAACAAGATACGCGATGCCGCCCACGTGAACTATTTTGCCGGTGCCGTCATCGGATATAAAAGTATTTACCGCCTCGCCGTCTACTTCAAGATACAACTGATTGGCAGATACATTCCTGTATCGTGCGGTAATACTCCTGCCGCTGACCACCGCCGATATCGTCTCATCGTCCACACGGTTTGCTTCTATCGGAATATCCTGTCCTGCTATTCTTAATGTGTAGTTCATATAATTTCTGCCTCATCAGACTTTTGGAACACTTATTATGGTCTGAAATTCCCCAATGTCTTCCATGGAGAATTTGCCTCCGCGTCTGCCGTTGTAACCGTGACAGACCTTCTGCGGTTGGAAAGAGCGTCCACTATAAAGGCGACGGCCGCCAAGTCCTTTCCGGAAAGAGTGGGACTCCAATTAGCAAAGTGCTTATCGATAAAATCAGTATATGTCTCGCCGTTTTGAAAAGCCTGCGTTTTCAATATATCAACAAGAAAAGGGATAGGCGTCATTACACCGAGAATTACGTAATCGTTAAGAGCTCTTATCATTCTGCTGATACAGTCTTTCCTTGTCTCGGCGTAAACGATGAGCTTGGCAAGGATCGGATCGTATTCCATTGGAACGGTAAAACCGGAGTACACACCACAATCGTTCCTGATACCGGGACCGCGCGGTTCCCGAACGAAATGAATCTTGCCTGGTGAAGGCATGAATGCTTCCAGCGGATTTTCCGCGTAAATCCGGCACTCGATGGCATGACCACGCCCTGCTACATCCGACTGCTTTATATTTAATTTGCCACCGGCAGCTATCTCCAGCTGCTGGCGAACAAGATCGATGCCGGTTATCATTTCGGTGACAGGGTGTTCGACCTGAAGGCGGGTGTTTACCTCAAGGAAGTAAAATTTGCCGTCCTCATCGAGAATAAATTCCACCGTGCCTGCGTTCACATAACCGGAGGCCTTCGCCGCTGCAACGGCGGCCTTGCCCATCTCGTCCCTTAGCTTCGGTGTAAGAGCAGTTGACGGCGTCTCTTCAATGATCTTCTGATGTCTGCGTTGTATCGAGCATTCGCGCTCCAACAGGTGTATTACATTCCCGAAGCCGTCCGCTAAAATCTGGAACTCGACATGTCTGGGTTTTTCAATAAATTTCTCAAGATAAATCGCGCCATTTCCAAAGGCGTTTTTCGCCTCTCTTGCTGCAGCGTCACAGGCCTCAAGAAAATCGTTTTTGTTCCTGACAATTCTCATCCCCTTGCCGCCGCCACCGGCCGCGGCTTTAATAAGAACCGGATATCCTATCTTTTCAGCTTCTTTCGATAATACATTCGGATTTGTCTCCGGTTGCATCATACCGGGAATAATAGGTACACCGCTTTTGCTCATGATGCGCCGCGCCACAGTCTTATCGCCGAGGTCTTCTATTGCCTGAGGTGATGGACCGATAAAAACGATGTCCTCTTTTTTACATCTCCCGGCAAAGCCTGCATTCTCCGCCAAAAATCCATAACCGGGATGAATCGCCTGCGCGCCGGTTTTGCGGCATGCAACGATGAGCTTATCTATATTGAGATAACTCTCTGAAGGCTCTGCGCTTCCGAGACAAACAGCCTGATCTGCCTCGAGGACATGAAGTGAATCTTTGTCTACTTCGGAATATACCGCTACGGTCTTTATCCCCATCTCCCTGCACGTAGCGATGATGCGAACGGCTATTTCTCCACGATTGGCAATGAGTATTTTATCGAACATATCTGCTCACCTTTTGCTTAGTTTCGATCCGACCTGTATTTTTTATTACACTTCTTACAAATTCCACCCATCACATTCTAAAGATGCCGTAGCCGAAGACATCATGACGCAACGGAGCGTTGAGCGAGGCTGATATTGCAAGACCAAGCACGTCACGTGTTTCGGCAGGATCGAGTATACCGTCATCCCATATGTTCGCCGTGCTGTGATAGGCGTTCATCTCGCTGCGCGCCGCTTCGACGATCGGCTTTTTGATAAAATCAACTTCTTCCGGCGTCAGAGGAGGTAATCCCGCCTTGGCGTTCTGATCATTTCTGAGGGTCACGAGTACATCCGCCGCCTGCTCCCCGCCCATTACTCCGATCTGCGCGTTCGGCCACATCCACAGAAAACGCGGAGAGTATGCCCTGCCACACATTCCATAGTTGCCCGCTCCAAATGACGCGCCCACAACAACCGTGAACTTCGGCACAGTACAGGTGGATACGGCATTGACCATCTTGTGCCCATCCTTCGTGATACCAAGCTTTTCATACTGACTTCCGATAATAAAGCCGTTTATATTTTGCAGAAACAACAGAGGTATTCCGCGCTTGTCGCAAAGCTGAATAAATTGAGTGCCCTTTAACGCGCTATTCGAAAATAAAACGCCGTTGTTGCCCAATATGCCGACTGGATAGCCATGTATGTGAGCAAAACCGCACACGAGGGTGGGTCCATAGAGTTCCTTGAACTCGAGAAATTCGCTGCCGTCCACCAAACGCGCAATCACCTCACGGCAATCATAGGGCACCCTGAGGTCGCGGCTCACGATTCCATAGAGCTCTTTAGGATCATACAGAGGCGGTTTTACATCCATCATCGTGAGTTTTGTTTTTTCTTTTTTCGGCAACATCTTTACGATATTTCTGACAATCGTTATCGCGTGCGCTTCGTCCTCAGCGAAATAATCGGAGACACCTGATTCCGCGCAATGCACCATCGCTCCACCGAGCTGTTCTGCGGTTACTTCTTCGCCCGTGGCAGCCAGAACAAGCGGCGGTCCACCCAGGAATATTGCACCGGTTCCCTTGACGTGCACAACGTCATCCGACATAGCAGGGACATAGGCACCACCGGCTGTACATAGTCCCATTACGGCCGTTATTTGAGGTATACCCATCTTCGAGACTATTGCCTGATTGTAGAATATTCTACCGCCGTCATCGACGTCCGGGAATATTTCCGATTGGAGAGGCAGGTACGCACCGGCCGAGTCGAGAAGACTTATCATGGGCAGGTGGTTTTCCATAGCTATGGTCTGACAGCGCAGAGTTTTTTTCACACCCATTGGATAGACGGCACCGCCTTTTATTGTAGCATCGCTTCCTGACGCAATAACTTCGCGTCCTTCGACAATACCGATACCAACCACATTACCGGCGCCGTGCACGTTGCCGTCATACATGCCCTTGGCCGCAAGCGGAGCGATCTCCAAAAACGGCGTATTTTTATCCAGGAGCATATCAAGCTTTTTGCGTATCATGAGCTTGCCCTGCGCGGCCAAACGATCGATGGTTTTTTGTGGTCGATCTTCCCTGGCTTTTTTCAACTCTCGCTTCAGCTCGGATACCAAGGCTTCCATCGCCTCATAATTCTTTTTATATTCATCCGATTTTGTATCGACCTTAGTTTCTATGATATCCATAATAGCGCACCCCCCAGAAATCAGCTTATATTCATTAACAATTATTCATTCGAATTATTTAACAATCTTCAAATGCAAAGATCTAAGCCATTCTCTCCAGATCATATTTCGAAATAAACGCGCGCTGCATCTCCGATGTGCCTTCGCATATCTCGCCGAACTTCGCGTCGCGGTAATAACGCTCGATATCGCTTCCGGAAATATACCCGTGACCGGCGAATATCTGCATTCCCCAATTCACAATCTTCGTTACGGCCTCGCTCGCAAAAAGTTTCGCGCAGGAGGATAGTAGCCGCGCATTCTTTTCCGACTGATTGACTCCCCACGCAGCCCTGAGGGCAAGCATCCTTCCCAAGTCATTGTATGTGAACATATCGGCCAGTCTAAAACCGACGTCCTGGAAAATCCCGATGCGCTTACCGAATGCCGTCCTCGTTTTCGCATAAGCGTTCGCGCCTTCCATGCAGGCAAGCCCTATTCCAACACAAAGCGCAGCGATTCCAATGGTGCCGATACTCAACAATTTTTCGAGTTCCTCATGTCCCTTGCCCGGTTCATTGCCTAATAACTCGGCAGCACATCCGTTCATCGATACAGAAGCAATAGGACAACCGCGAAGTCCTAATGTCTCTATCGGAGTGCCGATGCTCATCCCAGATGCACTTTTATCAACGATGAACATGCTCATTCCCTTATCTTTACCCGCATTCTTATCGCTATATGCGAGAACTACAAAAATATCAGCAATCGGCGCGTTTACAACAATGTCTTTCTTCCCGTTCAATATCCATTTATTACCTTCTTTTTTTGCTACGGTTGTTATTCCGGCGATATCTGTTCCGGCCTGCTCCTCAGAATAGGCAAAGGCACCTATTTTCTCGCCGTTAATAATTGCGTTGATATATTTATCCTGTTGTTCTTTGCTTCCGAAGAGCTTTATTGCCCCCGCGCAAAAAAAGGCACTGGCACGTGAGCTCAGGTAAGTCGAAGGACATGCTTTTGCTATCTCTTCGCCTGCCAGATACATCTCCACCATATTAAGCGCATCGGCGGAATATCCGATTTTCAAACAACCTCCCCCGGCAAGGAGTTTAATATTCTCTTTCATATTTTTACAGGCATCATCGCGCGAAGAGCCGTCGAGCATCTTAGCTCTCGGAGCTATTTTTTCCCTGCAATAAGCCGCAACGTTTTCTTGTAATTTTGTTTCTTCTGCTGAAAGTTGATAATCCATATTATAACCTCCATTAAGTGACGCTTTTAGGCGTTTTGATCCCGCATTGTTTCTTGTTCCGATATAGAGCAAAAATCCGTGCCATTTGGCCGCGGGCAATATTCGCTACATCATCATAACTCTTGATACTATCATGCGCATGATATCGGATGTGCCACCTCCGATAGTGGCAAGCTTCGAATCCCTAAACGCTCTTTCTACAGGATATTCATGCATAAATCCGTAACCACCGAATATCTGCACGGCCTCCGATGACATCTCAACGCCCCTGTCACCAACATAGAGCTTGCTGACAGCGGCCTGAAGAGGATTTAACATCTG
It encodes the following:
- a CDS encoding methylcrotonoyl-CoA carboxylase; this encodes MDIIETKVDTKSDEYKKNYEAMEALVSELKRELKKAREDRPQKTIDRLAAQGKLMIRKKLDMLLDKNTPFLEIAPLAAKGMYDGNVHGAGNVVGIGIVEGREVIASGSDATIKGGAVYPMGVKKTLRCQTIAMENHLPMISLLDSAGAYLPLQSEIFPDVDDGGRIFYNQAIVSKMGIPQITAVMGLCTAGGAYVPAMSDDVVHVKGTGAIFLGGPPLVLAATGEEVTAEQLGGAMVHCAESGVSDYFAEDEAHAITIVRNIVKMLPKKEKTKLTMMDVKPPLYDPKELYGIVSRDLRVPYDCREVIARLVDGSEFLEFKELYGPTLVCGFAHIHGYPVGILGNNGVLFSNSALKGTQFIQLCDKRGIPLLFLQNINGFIIGSQYEKLGITKDGHKMVNAVSTCTVPKFTVVVGASFGAGNYGMCGRAYSPRFLWMWPNAQIGVMGGEQAADVLVTLRNDQNAKAGLPPLTPEEVDFIKKPIVEAARSEMNAYHSTANIWDDGILDPAETRDVLGLAISASLNAPLRHDVFGYGIFRM
- the accC gene encoding acetyl-CoA carboxylase biotin carboxylase subunit codes for the protein MFDKILIANRGEIAVRIIATCREMGIKTVAVYSEVDKDSLHVLEADQAVCLGSAEPSESYLNIDKLIVACRKTGAQAIHPGYGFLAENAGFAGRCKKEDIVFIGPSPQAIEDLGDKTVARRIMSKSGVPIIPGMMQPETNPNVLSKEAEKIGYPVLIKAAAGGGGKGMRIVRNKNDFLEACDAAAREAKNAFGNGAIYLEKFIEKPRHVEFQILADGFGNVIHLLERECSIQRRHQKIIEETPSTALTPKLRDEMGKAAVAAAKASGYVNAGTVEFILDEDGKFYFLEVNTRLQVEHPVTEMITGIDLVRQQLEIAAGGKLNIKQSDVAGRGHAIECRIYAENPLEAFMPSPGKIHFVREPRGPGIRNDCGVYSGFTVPMEYDPILAKLIVYAETRKDCISRMIRALNDYVILGVMTPIPFLVDILKTQAFQNGETYTDFIDKHFANWSPTLSGKDLAAVAFIVDALSNRRRSVTVTTADAEANSPWKTLGNFRP
- a CDS encoding RDD family protein; the encoded protein is MTIYKFAGFWRRLIAFMIDNTIVTIIFSVFCIIAATAYVFGAISSNSDAWIVDLTDPTSSFSIMLMSCLLYSVIMFGYFTYFHGATGRTPGKMLLGLQVVSADGAPISFGTAFLRTVGYLVSSLLFTFPLGFIWAAFDKRKQGWHDKIAGTVVIIREQQNNTVGISISENPN
- a CDS encoding exopolyphosphatase, coding for MGDRNKDKVIIANCSGFFGDRLSAAKEMVQGGPIDFLTGDYLAELTMAILFRTKMKHPNGGYVQTYLSQMEEVMGECLDKKIKIVSNAGGLNPKGLAAELEALSAKLGLHPRIAYIDGDDLLPRLAELQGIGEEFIHMDKNIPLKDAKGMVLTANAYFGCWGIVKALEEGADIIVGGRIADASVVAGPAAWWYSWKENEWDKLAGAYTAGHIIECGAQATGGNYSFIDDVPDFRKVGFPIAEVHPDGSFIITKHPDTGGLVSVDTVKAQLMYEISTPSYLTPDVVARFDTIDISQNGPDRVLVKNVKGEPPTDTTKVCINTLGGYRNSSVVVLTGLDIEKKAKIVEDALFDAIGGRNQFQVCDVQLVRSNSENPASNEEAFAYLRLSVIDNDQKKVDKFSARVVELALANIPGFTLTAMPAKGIPALIYWPALMSTKHINQHVVVGGNEFNIEFVKPVPGYASPAPLKIKVPKVSEGKTVRAPMGRVFASRSGDKGGNANLGVWAKTPEGYAWLEKYLTPEKLKEIMKDLKNFEIERYELPNLLAVNFYIRGILGDGVASSLRMDPQAKTLGEYFRAKVVEMPENIVQRQIILCR